The following coding sequences are from one Treponema bryantii window:
- a CDS encoding tetratricopeptide repeat protein: MDRFNQPEDIIVPDSFSSPSETDNKPDEITNKISDLSKKGYQLIKENDIPGAKKAFNEILEIEENNNYALVGLGDTERKLNRFNDAISYYKKCLEYYPANNYALFGLADCYKALNQYAKAIDIWQQYLVHDDKNITVITRVADAYRKIHDFRKSKDLYLKVLEMEKDNAYALIGLGHLNYDFKEYKEALYYWTRIYELNDKNTVDIRVLTAIGNCHRKLKTFEEGTKYFEMALEREPANFYALFGLADCYRGMNQQFKSIFYWNKILEIDPKNKVILTRAGDAYRTTGNYQEAKSYYNKALEIDFDIYAAIGLALICKGEGNNEEAAKRFENLIKNDPRNGRLYVDLAECYVAMNRKQDAIKVLSDYMKMDSRNIAVRNTLDKLQRN, translated from the coding sequence ATGGATAGATTTAATCAGCCAGAAGATATTATTGTACCGGATTCTTTTTCATCACCTTCTGAAACAGACAACAAGCCGGATGAGATAACAAACAAAATATCTGATCTTTCAAAAAAGGGTTACCAGCTCATTAAGGAAAATGACATTCCTGGTGCAAAAAAAGCCTTCAATGAAATTCTCGAAATTGAAGAAAACAACAATTATGCACTCGTAGGACTCGGGGATACTGAACGAAAACTTAATCGTTTTAACGATGCTATCTCCTACTACAAAAAATGTCTTGAGTATTATCCTGCAAATAATTATGCACTTTTCGGTCTTGCAGACTGTTATAAGGCATTAAACCAGTATGCAAAAGCTATTGATATCTGGCAGCAGTATCTTGTTCATGATGATAAGAATATTACTGTAATTACACGTGTTGCTGATGCATACCGTAAAATTCATGATTTCAGAAAATCTAAGGATTTGTATCTTAAAGTTCTCGAAATGGAAAAGGACAATGCTTATGCACTCATCGGTCTTGGCCATTTGAATTACGACTTTAAGGAATATAAAGAAGCTCTTTATTACTGGACCCGCATTTACGAATTAAATGATAAGAATACTGTAGATATCCGTGTTCTTACTGCAATCGGAAACTGCCACAGAAAGCTTAAGACATTTGAAGAAGGTACAAAGTATTTTGAAATGGCACTTGAGCGTGAGCCTGCTAACTTCTATGCCCTCTTTGGTCTTGCAGACTGTTATCGTGGTATGAACCAGCAGTTCAAATCAATTTTCTATTGGAATAAGATTCTTGAAATAGATCCTAAAAACAAGGTTATCCTTACACGTGCAGGCGATGCTTACCGTACAACAGGAAACTATCAGGAAGCTAAATCTTACTACAACAAAGCTCTTGAAATTGATTTCGATATTTATGCAGCAATTGGTCTTGCCCTCATCTGTAAAGGTGAAGGAAATAACGAAGAAGCTGCAAAACGTTTCGAAAATCTTATCAAGAATGACCCTCGCAACGGCCGTCTTTATGTAGACCTTGCAGAGTGTTATGTTGCAATGAACCGCAAACAGGATGCGATTAAAGTCCTCAGCGATTACATGAAGATGGACAGCCGCAATATTGCTGTTCGCAACACTCTTGATAAACTTCAGAGAAACTAA
- the rsmD gene encoding 16S rRNA (guanine(966)-N(2))-methyltransferase RsmD: MRITGGKLKGRIIKCPDGVIRPAMDRMRESVFSIIGDLSDKSWLDLFSGSGTIAIEAVSRGSKDVELCEKDKIKVGTVLENVSITEKDCGVKIKCHFMPVEYFIKRCKRSFDFIFFDPPFPYRFHEQLVQQCDQNNMLNQTGTIMVHRPEEHFMPDTIGRLVRTDQRTYGRSIVDFYTYPKSE; this comes from the coding sequence ATGAGAATTACCGGTGGAAAATTAAAAGGAAGAATTATTAAATGTCCTGATGGTGTTATCAGACCCGCAATGGACAGAATGAGAGAATCAGTTTTTTCAATTATTGGAGATTTGTCTGATAAATCCTGGCTGGATCTTTTTTCCGGCTCGGGTACAATTGCCATTGAGGCAGTTTCACGAGGTTCAAAAGATGTTGAGCTTTGTGAAAAAGATAAGATAAAAGTTGGAACTGTTCTGGAAAATGTTTCTATTACAGAAAAGGATTGCGGCGTAAAAATTAAATGTCATTTTATGCCGGTAGAATATTTTATCAAACGTTGTAAACGTTCTTTTGATTTTATATTTTTTGATCCACCCTTTCCTTACAGATTTCATGAGCAGTTAGTGCAGCAGTGCGATCAGAATAATATGCTGAATCAGACTGGAACAATTATGGTTCACAGACCGGAAGAGCATTTTATGCCGGATACAATTGGAAGACTTGTAAGAACCGACCAGAGAACTTATGGCCGTTCAATTGTGGATTTTTATACATATCCAAAATCTGAATAG
- a CDS encoding ankyrin repeat domain-containing protein: MISFKRIIFILTVIFFISPLFSYSSRKKVKDDDAALQRQQELMEKRAQAEAEIEARKKAAELAELERIEQERLEAERLEAERIAAEKAKKEAEEKAAKEAEEAALKAAKEAEEAEKRRLEEERLEAERIAKEKQELLQQQMKKELENQKQTPDKNRKEYLSDYIVYDFDTIDDTISDDITYNRIANPDEKDVAGRTLLMRAAKNGNEWELKLLLESGVNVNLTDEDGWTALMYAVRYSEALECVDALLDAGADVSVKNKYGSSALVLASCYNGNPQILTKILKEYKSSDKEVLRSLIFLLSEQNISERQQVTKLQLFMDKAVPLNVLYEGKTPLMYAAQYGSSTKVIKILLENQSSVTLRSTEGKTAFDYAMKNTNLVHDENYWALNKR; this comes from the coding sequence ATGATTTCCTTTAAGAGAATTATCTTTATTCTTACAGTTATATTTTTTATTTCTCCTCTATTTTCATATTCATCCAGAAAAAAGGTAAAAGATGATGATGCTGCATTGCAAAGACAGCAGGAGCTTATGGAAAAACGTGCTCAGGCAGAAGCAGAAATTGAAGCGAGAAAAAAAGCTGCTGAGCTTGCAGAACTGGAAAGAATTGAACAGGAACGTCTTGAAGCTGAAAGACTTGAAGCAGAAAGAATAGCTGCTGAAAAAGCTAAAAAAGAGGCAGAAGAAAAAGCTGCAAAAGAAGCTGAAGAGGCTGCCCTAAAGGCTGCAAAGGAAGCTGAAGAAGCTGAAAAGCGCAGACTTGAAGAAGAACGTCTGGAAGCAGAAAGAATAGCAAAAGAAAAGCAGGAATTACTGCAGCAGCAGATGAAAAAAGAGCTGGAAAATCAAAAACAGACTCCTGATAAAAATAGAAAAGAATATCTTAGTGATTATATCGTTTATGATTTTGATACAATTGATGATACAATTTCAGATGATATAACCTATAACCGTATTGCAAATCCTGATGAAAAAGATGTCGCTGGAAGAACACTTCTTATGCGTGCTGCAAAAAATGGAAATGAATGGGAACTGAAGCTTTTACTGGAATCAGGTGTAAATGTAAATCTTACAGATGAAGATGGCTGGACTGCTCTTATGTATGCTGTAAGATACAGTGAAGCACTGGAATGTGTTGATGCACTGCTTGATGCAGGTGCAGATGTATCTGTAAAAAATAAATACGGTTCATCAGCACTTGTTCTTGCTTCCTGCTATAATGGAAATCCTCAGATACTTACAAAGATTCTTAAAGAGTATAAAAGTTCAGACAAAGAAGTCTTACGTTCTCTTATATTCCTGCTTTCAGAACAGAATATTTCTGAAAGACAGCAGGTAACAAAGCTCCAGCTTTTTATGGACAAGGCAGTTCCGTTAAATGTTCTTTATGAAGGAAAAACGCCTTTGATGTATGCAGCTCAATATGGTTCATCAACAAAGGTTATAAAAATCCTTCTGGAAAATCAGTCTTCTGTAACACTTCGTTCTACAGAAGGAAAAACAGCATTTGACTATGCAATGAAAAATACCAATCTTGTTCATGATGAGAACTACTGGGCTTTAAACAAACGATAA
- the rpsF gene encoding 30S ribosomal protein S6, with amino-acid sequence MKKYELMTIYPLDDEKSKKGADDVKSTLAKFGAEIEEEKAFGDRDLTYQINKQKKGRFVLYTMKLNPSKIVEIGKDFKINMNLLKYQFVKLDERESK; translated from the coding sequence ATGAAAAAGTATGAACTTATGACTATTTATCCACTCGATGATGAAAAGTCAAAAAAAGGTGCTGACGACGTAAAAAGCACTCTCGCTAAATTCGGCGCTGAAATCGAAGAAGAAAAAGCATTCGGCGACCGCGACCTTACTTACCAGATCAACAAACAGAAGAAGGGACGTTTTGTTCTTTACACTATGAAGCTTAATCCTTCAAAAATCGTTGAAATTGGAAAAGATTTCAAAATCAATATGAATCTTTTGAAGTATCAGTTTGTAAAACTCGACGAAAGAGAATCTAAGTAG
- a CDS encoding single-stranded DNA-binding protein, with protein sequence MTDLNHVVLIGRLTQDLGSDERSFGYVGNGQARANVSIAVNRSKKNGDQWVEEVNYFNITIWGKTAENLKPYLTKGKQICVEGHLKQDRWEKDGQKQSRVTIVADQVQLLGGRGDNSQGGSSPMAGGAPRFQPANNGGNGGFQGGYQSEPYGDTGSDFPEDIPF encoded by the coding sequence ATGACAGACTTAAATCATGTTGTACTTATCGGCCGTCTCACACAGGATCTTGGTTCTGATGAAAGAAGTTTCGGTTATGTTGGAAACGGACAGGCTAGAGCCAATGTGAGTATTGCTGTCAATAGAAGCAAGAAAAACGGTGACCAGTGGGTTGAAGAAGTAAACTACTTCAACATTACTATCTGGGGTAAAACCGCAGAGAACTTAAAACCATATCTTACCAAGGGAAAACAGATTTGTGTTGAAGGACACTTAAAGCAGGACCGTTGGGAAAAAGATGGACAGAAGCAGAGCAGGGTAACAATTGTTGCTGACCAGGTACAGTTGCTCGGCGGACGTGGAGATAACAGCCAGGGCGGTTCAAGTCCAATGGCAGGGGGTGCTCCAAGATTCCAGCCGGCAAATAATGGTGGTAATGGTGGTTTCCAGGGCGGCTATCAGTCTGAACCATACGGTGATACTGGAAGTGATTTCCCGGAAGATATCCCATTCTAA
- the rpsR gene encoding 30S ribosomal protein S18 yields MADATASEGREEDRDGRAKGKTYFRKKVCRFCANKAKIDYKDADALRRYMTERGKILPRRITGTCAKHQREVARAIKRARSICLLPYVAD; encoded by the coding sequence ATGGCTGATGCTACTGCTTCAGAAGGTCGCGAAGAAGATCGTGACGGACGCGCAAAGGGAAAGACATACTTCCGCAAGAAGGTATGCCGTTTCTGTGCTAACAAGGCAAAGATTGACTATAAGGATGCAGATGCACTCCGCCGCTATATGACAGAACGTGGTAAGATTCTTCCACGCCGCATCACAGGTACTTGTGCAAAGCACCAGCGTGAAGTTGCAAGAGCTATTAAGAGAGCTCGCTCAATCTGTCTTCTTCCTTATGTAGCTGACTAA
- the rplI gene encoding 50S ribosomal protein L9: protein MKVILNVDVKALGEEGDVKNVANGYARNFLLPRNLAVPYNEATVAIFEGRKAEIEARKEQKRKDSASLKEKLEAASIELTMPAAANGKLYAAVTANVVAEALAKLGFEIERKRIEIPGSTIKSVGTFKATIKLYEAQTAEIHVAVKAQTVEGAAPAEKKAEKKAEPAKEEAPAADAE, encoded by the coding sequence ATGAAAGTAATTCTTAACGTAGACGTTAAAGCACTCGGTGAAGAGGGAGACGTAAAGAACGTTGCTAACGGATATGCACGCAACTTCCTTCTTCCACGTAATCTTGCTGTACCTTACAACGAGGCAACAGTAGCAATTTTCGAAGGCCGCAAAGCTGAAATCGAAGCTCGTAAAGAGCAGAAGAGAAAGGACTCTGCAAGCCTCAAAGAAAAGCTCGAAGCAGCTTCTATCGAACTTACAATGCCAGCAGCAGCTAACGGAAAACTTTATGCAGCTGTTACAGCTAACGTTGTTGCAGAAGCACTTGCTAAGCTCGGATTCGAAATTGAGCGCAAGAGAATTGAAATTCCTGGATCAACAATCAAATCTGTTGGAACTTTCAAGGCTACAATTAAACTTTATGAAGCACAGACTGCTGAAATCCATGTTGCTGTAAAAGCACAGACTGTAGAGGGCGCTGCTCCTGCAGAAAAGAAGGCAGAAAAGAAAGCTGAACCTGCAAAGGAAGAAGCTCCAGCTGCTGATGCTGAATAA
- the dnaB gene encoding replicative DNA helicase — protein MDAELKDKVPPHNIEAEQAVLGALLLNWTAMAEVVSILKADRFYSLQNQIIYEAMLKLFAQNATGDTISIINELTVEGKLEQAGGAAYIASLTDTVPSAANIDYYANMVLDRAARRDLIKISSELKASSFDLQKDADALLDSAEQRIFALAEKNETTQVYSAKDIMFKEIELIEARYKSKNQFTGVPTGFAKLDTYTSGFQNSELIIIGARPSIGKTALALSMIQNIACEKNIPCGFFSLEMPYESIGMRLLAQEARVPMQKIRSGMLKVDDVKRIQDAAGRWFEAPLYTVDTPNMKLLDIRAVARRMVKNQQVKVIFIDYIGLITLDDNKKEQWEQISEISKSLKALARELEIPIVALCQVARSAEGEEPNLAQLRGSGSIEQDADVVMFLHRDRIKDGDSVAAQDAKIILAKQRNGATGDIPIIFLPSYSKFENKADEA, from the coding sequence ATGGATGCTGAATTAAAAGATAAAGTTCCACCACACAATATTGAAGCAGAACAGGCAGTTTTAGGAGCTCTTCTCTTAAACTGGACTGCTATGGCAGAGGTTGTCTCTATTCTTAAAGCAGACCGCTTTTATTCTCTTCAGAATCAGATAATTTACGAAGCAATGCTTAAGCTTTTTGCTCAGAATGCAACTGGTGATACTATTTCCATTATTAACGAACTCACCGTTGAAGGAAAGCTCGAGCAGGCGGGTGGTGCAGCTTACATAGCATCACTTACAGATACCGTACCTTCCGCAGCAAATATTGATTATTATGCAAACATGGTTCTTGATCGTGCTGCACGACGAGACCTTATAAAAATTTCTTCAGAATTAAAGGCATCTTCTTTTGATTTACAAAAAGATGCTGATGCACTTCTGGACAGTGCAGAACAGAGAATCTTTGCACTTGCAGAAAAGAACGAAACAACCCAGGTTTATTCTGCAAAAGACATCATGTTCAAAGAAATCGAACTGATTGAAGCGCGTTATAAGAGTAAAAACCAGTTTACCGGTGTTCCTACCGGCTTTGCAAAGCTTGATACCTATACATCAGGTTTTCAGAATTCCGAACTTATTATTATTGGTGCCCGACCATCTATCGGTAAAACCGCGCTTGCTCTTTCAATGATTCAGAATATTGCCTGCGAAAAAAATATTCCATGTGGATTCTTCTCACTTGAAATGCCTTACGAATCAATCGGTATGCGTCTTCTTGCTCAGGAAGCAAGAGTACCAATGCAGAAAATCCGTTCAGGTATGCTTAAGGTTGATGATGTAAAGAGAATTCAGGATGCAGCAGGCCGCTGGTTCGAAGCACCTCTTTATACAGTTGATACTCCTAACATGAAGCTGCTTGATATCCGTGCTGTTGCACGACGTATGGTTAAAAATCAGCAGGTAAAAGTTATTTTCATAGACTATATTGGTTTGATTACCCTTGATGACAATAAAAAAGAGCAGTGGGAACAGATCAGCGAAATCTCAAAATCTCTTAAAGCACTTGCCCGTGAGCTCGAAATTCCGATTGTAGCACTCTGTCAGGTTGCGCGTTCAGCAGAAGGTGAAGAGCCGAACCTTGCACAGCTTCGCGGTTCAGGATCTATTGAACAGGATGCCGACGTTGTAATGTTCCTTCACCGTGATCGTATTAAAGATGGTGATTCAGTTGCAGCACAGGATGCCAAAATTATTCTTGCCAAGCAGCGAAACGGTGCAACTGGTGATATTCCAATTATCTTCCTTCCGTCATACAGTAAATTTGAAAATAAGGCTGATGAAGCGTAA
- the lnt gene encoding apolipoprotein N-acyltransferase, with the protein MFKNTRFINNNFISEVFIISISLLVSVFLFILSQPNPFILNGISFFAWLMLIPILFILSRCSIAKSCVCGFVYGISVCILYALWLLNYHPIALVLVALYEGLLYAVVFVLLKISFDLFEDYSFIIQCLIWCSFEYLRTLGFLGVNYGVIGYSQWNNPVLLQSAVLFGVHGLNFVIIFPSCFFFSFINYKDKKISFIKKHKLSLIGYISVFIALIAYGSTQLKSKLITDTEKTICLVQNNLDTSIYYNDKNNGILDFYKRLVSDAIQENENVDLIVFPEGAVRPRILLNPEDSIPSDMHKDVIDYLQFFYDINIPVVFGSTSLEYDTTRNGIFTYKAYNISCYLDNKTKTIPAKIDVYKKRHLVPIIEKIPFVNFCNNKFLKFSSVFSSGKEIITFPLQDISFCTPICFEESFGYDVRHFMNKHPSFILSISSDLWSKSIVCQKQHLAMEVFRAVENRLPFLRSSVTGQTVYINQQGKIVEMLDPFTSGVITVNVPMLKNPKRTIYGVIGDLTGIVSVLICTLSFIYKIIKIKRRKAK; encoded by the coding sequence ATGTTTAAAAATACTAGGTTTATAAACAATAATTTTATTTCAGAAGTATTTATTATTTCAATAAGTCTTCTTGTATCTGTATTTTTATTTATACTTTCTCAACCAAATCCATTTATATTAAATGGAATTAGTTTTTTTGCATGGCTAATGCTAATTCCAATATTATTTATATTATCCAGATGCTCAATAGCAAAGAGTTGTGTCTGTGGTTTTGTATATGGAATTTCAGTCTGTATATTATATGCATTATGGCTCCTAAATTATCATCCAATAGCATTAGTATTAGTAGCTTTATATGAAGGACTATTGTACGCAGTTGTATTTGTTTTATTAAAAATATCTTTTGATCTTTTTGAAGATTATAGTTTTATTATACAATGTTTAATATGGTGTAGTTTTGAATATTTGAGAACATTGGGCTTCCTTGGCGTAAATTATGGAGTTATTGGTTACAGTCAATGGAATAATCCTGTATTATTACAAAGTGCAGTATTGTTTGGTGTTCATGGATTAAATTTTGTAATAATATTTCCTTCATGTTTCTTTTTTTCTTTTATAAATTATAAAGATAAAAAGATTTCTTTTATTAAGAAACATAAATTAAGTTTAATTGGATACATTTCTGTTTTTATTGCTTTGATTGCTTATGGTTCAACTCAATTAAAAAGCAAATTAATAACAGATACAGAAAAAACAATTTGTCTTGTTCAAAACAATTTAGATACATCAATTTATTATAATGATAAAAATAATGGGATTTTAGATTTTTATAAACGATTGGTTTCTGATGCGATTCAAGAAAATGAAAACGTAGATTTAATTGTTTTTCCCGAAGGTGCTGTTCGACCAAGAATTTTATTGAATCCTGAAGATTCTATACCTTCAGATATGCATAAGGATGTTATTGATTATTTACAATTTTTCTATGATATAAATATACCAGTTGTTTTTGGTTCTACAAGTTTAGAATACGATACAACACGCAATGGTATTTTTACATATAAAGCATATAATATATCTTGTTATTTAGATAATAAAACAAAAACTATTCCCGCAAAAATAGATGTATATAAAAAAAGACATCTTGTTCCAATTATAGAAAAGATACCTTTTGTAAATTTTTGTAATAATAAATTTTTAAAGTTTTCAAGCGTTTTTTCCTCTGGAAAAGAGATAATCACATTTCCATTACAAGACATTTCGTTTTGTACTCCAATATGTTTTGAAGAATCATTTGGATATGATGTTCGACATTTTATGAATAAACATCCAAGTTTTATTCTTTCTATTTCAAGTGATTTATGGAGTAAAAGTATAGTATGTCAGAAACAGCATTTAGCTATGGAAGTATTCAGAGCTGTGGAAAATAGATTACCTTTCCTAAGATCTTCTGTAACAGGACAAACAGTTTATATTAATCAACAAGGAAAGATTGTTGAAATGTTAGATCCATTTACTAGTGGAGTAATAACTGTAAATGTTCCCATGCTTAAAAATCCCAAAAGGACAATTTATGGTGTAATTGGAGATCTTACCGGGATTGTTTCTGTATTAATTTGTACATTAAGTTTTATATATAAAATCATAAAGATAAAAAGAAGGAAAGCGAAATGA